Part of the Microcoleus sp. AS-A8 genome, CAAAGGCGGCAGAAACCACAGGTACAACGGTAACTAACTGCAAATAGGCTAGAGACGCTAGACCAGCGAGCGATCGTTACTGATGATAGGAATGATGGGCGATCGCGTACCCTGCGCTCTCTTATCGAGCAATATGGGTGAAGCAAAGGAAATGCGATCGCATCCATACAAATCCACCGTTACTCTACAAGCGCCAAACTTTCTTGAGGATACCAATCAGCTCTTTCTGTCGCCGCTCGATTACTTCTGGATTCCATTCCTGTTCATTCAGAACTTGGGTTGTTAGCGCAAAGGGTGAAATGCCTGTTTTAGTGGTGAAATACTTCTGCTTTTTGATCTCAAAGTCATAGTTTTGTGCCTGAGTGTTTTTCCAACAGGAGAGCAAAACTAAATTTCCTAGACGGTGTACATATCTTTCCCGTTCTTCCAGGCTGGGGAAGCATTTCACCCACACACTGTCAGGAGCTGGATTTTTCGGTAACACATGCTCGACAGTAATGTTAGAGAAGTTATACGCAGCTTCACCTTCTGAAAGAGCCGCGTCTAAACGCAGCAAGACATAGAGACGAATCTTTTTCATCAGGTATAGGTCACCATCCAACATATTGAGAAGAGTATTCTTTTCTTCAGACATAATCTGAAGAGGAGAATCAGGCGTGTACAAATCTGCCCCACTCTCGATGACATTTAGCAAGCGACCATAACGTTCAATGCGTTCATTAATATTTGCCCGTCGAATCATTAAACCAGCAGCAAGGCGTTCTAAATCGGTAAAAAATTGCACCAGTTGGTCGGGGTGATTTTGATTACGGGATAGGAATAGAATGGCTGGCGGTATCCAGTCAGAATTATCGATCTGGTTTAACTGTTTAAACAGTTTATTGACTTCTTCGGCACGTTGTTCACTTTGATAGCTTGCATTTTTGATATCGTAAAAAGCATCAGCCAAAGGACGCAAAACTTTATCAATGAAATGCTGAGGATTATCAGAGGGTTTAACATGTTCGCGGATTCCATTGATTACGCTGCCACTAAGTTTTGCCTTACGGTAAATCATGCGGATGTGAGTAAAGAGGTCTTTGAACACTTCGCGACCCAACTCTTCCTGAATATCTTCCCACTTAGACGTGAAGGCTTTCCTTTGTTCTTGAGGAATTTTTCCAATAATCTCAGCCTTTAAGATGTCCGTAAGTGAAAGATCTAAGCCCCGTTCATTCATTACAGAAAATATCCGATATGCCGAGTCCAAGTCTGGCGTTGAGACTATAACCAAGAAACATCGGTTAATGATGAACTGCCCCAGACGAACTCGCTGAGAATCGGAAAATTCTTGTAATCGATTAATGAACAATAGGGCGTTATCTTTAATATTTTTCTGGCTATCCGAAAGTGCAGCCGAGTTTAAATTTTTGAGGTTAGCGATACCACCTTCATCCTGAATGTATTCCTTGAAAAAGGCTGCATCTCGCTCCGCTAAAGTCAAACGGTAACGGTTAGGAATGTCAAGGAACGGGTCACTTTCTTCGTAGAGCAACTTAGTTATAGCATTGGCAAATTTAGTTAATACCAACGTCCGCAGAGCTGAAAGCAGTATTGTGAGAGTGGACAAACGTTGCTGACCATCCACAACTTCCGCATCTGGTTTATCTCCCTTTATTAATACAATGCTTCCCAGAAAGTAGGGGTTTACCTGATCAATCGGTTCTTTACCATCTCCCAATGCTGTGAGCAAGTCTTCAATCAGTTCTCCAGCTTGCTCGGTAGTCCATGCATAGGGACGCTGATATAGGGGGATGGTGAAGACAAAGTCATTGCTAAATACTTTATGGATGGGATACTCAGTAGCCTGAATTTTGACGAGACTCATGCACAACTCCTTTTGTGGGCTTAGATGGCAACAGTTTCTCTAACTTTAGTCTTCCTTGTTCTAGCAAAAGTTGCTCTGTCCGTCTTGCTTTGAGTCATTCAGTCCAAGCGATCGCACTCAAAACATCTACTAGTTTCTGCAAGTGCTCGAGTTCGTGAGTTGCCATCACCGAGAGGCGAATTCGACTGGTGGGAACCGTAGGAGGACGGATAGCTGGGGCAAAAATTCCAGCATCTTTCAGCTTGTTTCCAACCTTAAGAGCATCGGTTGCACTTGCCAATTGAATGCAAAGGATGGGCGACTCGGAGGGTAACAGTTTGAGATGAGGTAGTTTCTGAGTGATTAACTGCTTGAGGGTTTCCACATTGTGATGGAGTTGGGTACGGCGTTCCGCTTCTTGTTGGACAATCTGAATGGCGGCTAAGGCGGCAGCCGTGTCAGCCGGGGATAAAGCCGTGGTGTAAATCCAACTGGGGGCGCGATTTCGCAGGAAGTCAATGAGAGTCGCTGAACCCGCCACATATCCCCCTAAACTGCCTAAGGCTTTACTTAAGGTGCCCACTTGAATCAGGGGTTTTCCGGTACAGCCGAAGTGTTCCACACATCCAGCACCCGTGCCTCCCAATACTCCCGTCGCATGAGCCTCATCTACGAGCACCATACAACTAAATTTTTCAGCGAGTTCCAAGATCTCTGGCAATGGACAAACGTCACCATCCATGCTGAAAACGCTGTCGGTGGTAATTAGGCAACGGCGGTAGTGTTGTCGGTATTGAGTTAGCTGGCTGTTTAAATCTTCAATATCCGCGTGAGCATAGTCCACAACAACTGCACCGCTCAAAATTGCCCCATTTTTCAGGCTGGAGTGATTGTACTGATCGGCTAAAATTAAATCCCGCTTCCCCATTAAAGCGGCGATGGTGCCTAAGTTCGCCAGATACCCGGAACTGAATACGAGAGCATCTTCGGTTTGTTTGAGGGATGCGATCGCATTTTCCAATTCTCGATGCAGTTTCCGATGTCCGCTCAGCAATCGAGAGCCTGTGCTACCTGTACCATATTCTTGAGTCGCTGCGATCGCCGCTTGAATCAGACGCTCATCCCCCGCCAACCCTAGATAGTCGTTACTGGCAAAATTAATCACTTCGCGTCCTTCCAGTTGCACAATGGCACCGGAGCGACTTTGGATGGTTTGCACCGAGCGATACCAATCAGCTTTGTGGATGGTTATGAGAGATTGTTCTATCCAGTGGTATGAATCGGTTAGCATCAGCGTCAGTCAGCATTGAGCATAATCAGGATTCTGGTTCTGGGGAAGTCTCTGTTTCTGGGGGAATCTCGGTATATTCAATTTCAGCACTGTTACCTTTAACTGGCGGTAATCGTTCCACTAAGCCCATTTCAAAGGCAACATCTGGCAATTCACCCACGATATATTTTCCGGGCTGAAACAATCCCCCAGGGGTAAAACACATCTGTCGGAGTTGAACAACTTCACCAGGGGCAAACATTCCCCTGAACATTTTGCGCTCAAGTCCCATAATTCCCTCTCGTGCCTCAATCTCGATACTCTTTAATTCTAAATATTCAACAACATTAATTCAAGGTTCCCATCCGTCTTGAGGAGCAATCCGGGTTATTTAATATTCATGATTATTAGCATAAATGCCAAGGAGAATTTTGGATTGCTTTAGATAATTATCAAGGGGTTAACACCATTGAACTGTTAGACATGGGTTATCATCAAGCCGCGCCTCATAAATTCTTTATACGTAAAGATTATAGACGAAAAAATATTGGAGTTGGTCAGCGACTTGTCGATAGCCTTTTAAATTGGGCTAAAGCTCAATCCATTCAGATCATTTATCCAGGAACAACAGAAGCCTATAAAAACGCTCAGCAATTTTAGGAAAAAATCCTTTTATCGAAGTGACACAGCCAATTTTACCCAATAGTTTGTCTTTGGTAAAATTAGATACAAAATTCATAAAGATGAGCTGTGTAGGCGTGGCTTTCAAGAGGGCGATAGCTCCCCTTCGATTAGCTTTTATACAAGCCTAGCTACCAATTAAGAAATTTAGGATTGCCAAAAATTTATTCTCTAATTGTGGTAATTATAAGAGAGCCTTGGGATGCCTTAGCCAAGTCATAACGAAGCGGTAGCGACCTGAGAATAATTAGTACTAGCACTTGTCGATAGCTGCCGTTTATAATATTAGTAACTAATGTCAGACACTCCTCAATATTTTCTCTCTTCAGATAAACCCGTAGTCGAGAAAAAAGGAATCATGAAGACCCTCAAAGAAATCCAAGAAATTGCGTTGGACATGTCACTGAGATTTGAAGATCCGCAATCGGTAAAGCTTCAAATCAAGCGGATTACATTCGCTCAAAAGCAACTTCGATCTATCAAGAAAGAACTCAATGCAACGCTACGCGATATTAACCAGCAAACCTCTCAGTCTAAGGCTGATAGTATTTTCTCTGGTGGCTTAGATATTTTCGGAGAGCGTAAGTGGGCGGGAAAAGTGAGGATAGCGACTCGACGCGCCATTGCCCGAAAAAAGCAAGCCGCACAACAGCCTTATCTTGAGCTAAAAGAAGCGATTGATGATTTTATCTTGGAAGGCGATAGATTAAAGCTAATGGCAGAAGAATATCTCCTTAGCCATCAGCGGTAGGAAAGGAGTCACAGGATTTTTCTCACAAGTAAACTTGAGGGAAATGAAGATTAATGTGTAGTGCTTGGTTTTAATTAATTTTAATCTGTTACCAGGGAATTAATTCCTTGGCGAGTGTTACTGATTAAGCTGAGCCACATCTAGGCAAGCACTATCATTAGTGTTCAAACTTTTCTAGGATGGGCATCCTGCCCGTCCTGCTCATGCTAGTTAAATATAAAATAGCTGATTAACAATTGGTAAAACAATAGGGGCGATCGCTTTCTGTAATCGCCCCTATTTAATCCGTATCGCTTTTATACAGAATACCAAGTTGCATTCATCCGTAGCACATTCATTTTTGCCGCGTCTTGGCGTCTGCTTGAATTATTAAGTTTGAACGCAACTGCGTCTAACTACGGCTGAAGCTTTTTAATTGTCTCTACTATTTCCTGAGAAGATTTAACATCCCCTTGCTCCTGGAAAAGTTTCGCGGCGGCTTGTAAATCCTCGATCGCTTTTTGCTTGTCCCCAAAACGGCTGTAAGCGAAACCTCGACAGGTAAGCGTCGTGGCATCATTCCCATTCATTTGCAAGACGTGATTAAAATCTGCAATGGCTCCCGGAAAGTCTCCTATCTGAAGCTTTTCTACCCCTTGATGATAGTAATCTTTCGGCGTTTGTCCAACTGTAACCGCTGGTGTTGATTGTAAAGATGACTGGTTATTCAAAGAGAGATTTTTAGCCGTTTCTAAATCCTCTAATGCACCTTCGTAGTCTCTCAGAGCAGAACGAACAGTACTGCGTCGGTTGTAGGCTTCAAGATGATTGGGGTCGAGATTTAATACTTGATTAAACGCATTGAGTGCTGCGTGATAATCCCCGGATTCATATCTCAGATTACCCTGGAGCATCAAACCTTGGATCAGTTGCTGATTTTCATCCTCTACAGCACCCAATTCCTGGCTAAAAGCCGGAGCCATTTGACTAAAAAATGCCTTCGCCGAAACGGAATCGAGATGCAGCGCTTGGTCAAAATCTTCCAGACTTCCCCAATTATCACCCACTTGCAAACGGGTATAACCCCGGTTGAGGTAAGCTTGTGTATAGTTAGGATTCAGTTTTAGGGCTTCGTTAAAATCTGCGATCGCCTCTTGATATTCTCCCAACCCGATGCGATTTAACCCTCGGTTAAAGTAACCTTCGGCAAGATTGGGATTAATGTTTAAAGCTTGGTTATAATCTTCCATGGCTTTTGGATAATCTTCTAATTCAAAATGAGCCATACCTCGGTATAGGTAGGCTTTAGGTAAATTGGGATTAATATTCAGAGCTGCATTGCAATCTGCGATCGCTTCCTGATAATCCGCTAATTCCACACGCAGTGGAATTCGATTCAAATAAGTTTTGATATGCTTAGCATCAATCTGCAACGCTTGGTTATAATCCTGCATGGCTCCCCAGCGATCGCCTAAAACAGCACGGACAAAACCTCGCTCATTGTAAGCCTCTGCATTGTGAGGATTAACCCGCAACACTTGGCTATAATCATTGATTGCTCCGAGATAATCGCCCTTCTTATAGCGACTCATCCCTCGATAATAGTAAACCTCGGCAAAATCAGCATTGAACCGCAAAGCTTGGTTAAAGTCTTGAATAGCACCGCGATAATCCCCGCGATGAAATTTATTGAGTCCTTGCTTAAAAGATTCCGAGGCTTCTAGAGTTACCACTCCTGTAATCGCCGGCTTCATTGGCAGCGCTAGAGGCTCTAAAGAGTTGCCTGCAACCGCTTGCTGTTGACTCGCTAAATCCAATTCTTCCGTCAGGCTAGAAAAATTCCTGGACACTCTCCCCTTCCCTGATAAAACCATGATGTCGTTTTGTCGCTCATTGTCGCTGCTCATATCCGCAAGCCCAACTTTTCCTCTCCTCTAGCTGTAAGTTTCATCGGAACCATCGGTTTATCCGGTAGAAACGCCATTTCCCCTAGACAGTTTTGTCCAGTCTCCCGTACAGTCATCACTGTAGTTGTTAGCGAAAAAACTCAACTGAAGGTTGTAGGATGAAGTCTGAAATTACCCCATCTCTCATCCAATCTTCATCGTTTTGGGACAGCTCGCGAAAGATTCGCTAAATACCGTGAATGTCAACAGCTCCAAAGAGTTCCCATTACCCATTACCCGTCTTGAAGATATGCAAGTTCCAGGCAAGACAGCTTATCTTATCTCCCCTTTTGTTCGGTGATACAAGATGCCTGTAGAACCACTAAATCCGGGTTCTGAAAAACGGCACAGCGCTGTGCAACCCTGGGTAAAGCGGGGATAATCCCTTGCTCCCACTTGCTGCGAGCCTCGGCTGTAGCCGGAAATTGTTTCAGCCACCGACTATTGAGTTCAGGAGGTGGTTGCTTTTGGCTGGAATTAGGGTTGAGATAGGCGGCAAGGTACGATCGCTCTACAATCCAAAAATCAACACCATACTTCTGAATCAAGCCCTGCAATTGGTTGACATCGGGACTATATTGTGCAGCAAGCAAATCCGTCACGCGCTGACGAATCTGAGTGTAGTAACCCTGATGGTAAGGCAGAGCAGACTCCTGGGATACTAAAACTGAGCGATTGGTAAAGGTGGGTAAGTCATCGGTTACGGGTGCCAAAGATGCGATTAGGGTATCCTTCGGTTGCTGCGAGAAGAACTTATACAGTTCTGGCATCTTCCCCTCCCGATAACCCGAAATACTGGGTAAGGGAACGCCCTTCAAATTCAACAAATTTAAGACAACGGGATAGGAAACCAGTGCAATACCTAAGAGTGCAGTTAAAGCCAGTGCCCTAAACTGTCGCCTTAAACGTTGGGTAGGAGTGCCGTCTTGTGCCCACCGGAAAAGAGCATCCAACAGGATAATGAGTGCGATCGCACCCGCTAGAGCCGTTAAGAGGCGGAAACTATACTGCGTGTACCGACTGGGCAAATAAAGTTTAAACAGTAGGGCATGGGCGGCAAGAAACAAACCCAAAGAAACTACGCCAATTTCTGATAAAATCTGAATATTCTGGGTTACCCCTTTGACTAAAGGGAAACGAGACGGATGGCGTAGCTCGTAAAGCAACAACAGCGTCAAGCCCAAGAATAAGAGTGGTAAATAAAAGTAAGGCAAACGCGCCCACTCATAAGGAAATAAACCACTGCGATCGGCATAAAGCCAAAACTCGAAGGGACTATGGAGGAAAAAGCGCGATCGCCCTTCATCCGCAAACTCTGGCATCGTTCTCGCTTGGGCAACTGTGGTAGCAGGGCCAAAGGGAGAGGACTCCAAAGCTAGAGGTAATAAGACAAACAGTGTCACGCCTAAGCCCGTCGCACAGAAAAGATAATCCTGGCGATCCCTAGAAAGTCGCAGTTTTCCCTGTTCCCAGCGCCATAATCGTACAAACAGAACGCCAGCACTAATCAGCATCACCGAGGGATAAAATAAGCCTTGCAATGCCAGCGCCACTAAACAAGGCAACAGGGAACGCCGCAGTAAATAGTAGACAAAAGCCAGAAATAGCGGATACAAAAACGCTCTAGCCGTACCCGAAACCAAGTCATCTTTCAGCCAAAGACTGTGGTTCAGCAATAACGTCGAAACAAATCCTGCCGCCGGGATAGGAAACAACTGTAGGCATATCCCAAAACAGTAGGCTGTGGCAATTAATCCCAGAACAATGGGCAACAATTTACTGAAGATAATCGGGTCAATTCCAATTGCAGCCGCTAGCTGATATATTGCCTTATAGCCCGGTTGTGCCACCGATTGAAAATAATCGGCAATTAAATCCTGGGGAAACAACTCTGAGTCTAAAAACCGCCGCATCCAAAACACATGCTGCCTCGCATCATCTTGCACCACATAAGGGCTACTGAAGGCTTTTCGCAGTGCCATCAAGCCGAACATGGCAGCACAAGACAGACTTAAACTGAACCCAAAAATTACCTGAGGGCTGGACGTTTTATCTGTCGGAGTCGTTAGCCATTGACGCAGGCGCGTTACCCAGTCTGAATCAGCAGATGGAATCATGGGAGTCATAACATCAGTTGTACTTTGAGCAATACAATGCAACTCATGTCCTGATGCTTGGAAAACAGCACATCATGCAGAAAAGCACACGGTTGGGTGAGGCATTTTCCCCCAAACGAGAACTGATAGAGGCGACTTGTCCGGCTTTTTCGCTGGTACTCCCGGTGTATAACGAAGAGGAAGCGATCGCCTCAACCCTCGATGAACTTCAAACAATTCTACGCTCTACGGGTTGCGAATACGAGATTATAACCGTTAACGATGGTTCCACCGATCGCACTGGGGAGATTTTGTGCGATCGTCAAGATATTCGGCTAATTGAGCATCGTCGCAATCGAGGATATGGTGCTGCACTCAAGACGGGAATTCGACATGCGAAGTATCCTTTAATCGTGATTACCGACGCCGATGGTACCTATCCGAATGAGCGAATTCCTCAATTAGTGAGTTTGACAACCCAAGCAGACATGGTTGTCGGTGCCAGAATTGGCGCGAATGTTCAATATCCAACCATCCGCAAAATCCCCAAATGGTTTCTCGTGAGATTTGCGGAATGGGTATCCCTCTCTTCCATCCCTGATTTGAATAGCGGAATGCGCGTATTTCGCAAAAGTGTGGTGGAAACCTTCCTCAAAATTCTGCCCGATACTTTCAGTTTTACCACCACCATCACGATTGCCATGCTGACGAACAATTATATTGTTCATTACGAGCCGATTGATTATCGATATCGAATTGGTAAAAGTAAGATTAAGCCTATTCGAGACACCTTGCGTTTTGTGCAATTAATTTTACGGACTGGCGTATACTTTGCTCCGTTGAGAGTGTTTTTACCTTGGGCAACTGTGTTTTTCTGCGGTTGCATGTTTACCCTGATTCAGGATATTTTCGTGCGCGAAGATTTAACAGAAAGAACACTTATTCTGTTTATCGCTGCCACTCAAACCGCCATGTTTGCCTTGTTAGCGGACATGATTGACAAACGAACTTGATTAAATAAGAATGAAGTGTAAAAACTGTTAACGTAAGGACACAGAGTACCGTATTGAAAATCCATAATTCATACTTAGATTGACCTTGCAATTGCCAACAAAGATTTGTATAAATTCAGCATTACAACAACTGACTTTCAATGCCGGATTGATACTGAAGCTAGTAGCACTGAGCCTAACAGGATTCGCGATTGATACTACTTTATTGACCAGCAAATCGGCTCATGCCTTAGCTTCCCAATCTCCAAATCTGCCTGTTGCCCAGAAAAACTCAACGACTGAATCAATCTGTCCTGCCCAATTAGGAACAGCGATTGAGGCAGTTATGAATCGTCCCCAATTCCGCCGTGCGCGTTGGGGTATTTTAGTGGAACCATTATCACCAGAAATCAGTGATCGCGCCCTTTATAATCTCAATGGCGATCGCTATTTTATCCCCGCTTCCAACACCAAGTTACTAACCACTGCTGCTGCTTTACTGGCACTAGGTTCAGACTATCGAATTCGTACCTCTGTTTATGAAGCCGATGAGGGTGTATTGCGAGTAATAGGACGCGGTGACCCCAGTATTACGAATGCTCAACTGAAAGACTTGGCACAACAGCTAAGGAGTCAGGAAATTCGTAACATTAAAAAACTCATTTTAGAGGATAGCTACCTGCAAGGGGATGTAGTCAATCCGACCTGGGAATGGGAAGATATCCAGTTCGATTACGGGACACCCGTGAATAGCTTAATATTGAATCAAAATGCGGTAGAACTAACTTTATCACCCCAGCAACTCGGTCAACCGTTGCGCGTGAGTTGGTCTGATGCGATTGCATCGAGGCAGCGGAAAATTGCAAATCAATCTATGACGGCTGAAGTCGGAACGCCCAATTCTGTAACCATTACGGCTGTTTTAGGTCAATCCGTATTGTGGGTAAAAGGACAACTCCCTATTGATGCGAATCCCGAAACATTTGGCATGGCAATTCTTGACCCAGCCAATAATTTCTTACAGCACTTCCGGAATGCACTGGCATTAGAAGGAATTACCGTTCAGCAGGCATCTGTAATTTCTAAAATTAGCACAAATCAGAAACAAGAATTAGCCGCCATTGAATCTCCCCCCTTATCCCTTTTGGTATTCGAGACGAATCAGGAAAGTAATAATCTTTATGCTGAGGTGCTGTTGCGAACCTTACAAGTATCGGCTCAGCAATTGCCAGATACCAGTCCTAACCGCAACTCAGCGGATATAGGACTCCAACAACTGAAAGCCACTTTAACCGCGTTAGGAGTTGACCCGGAAAGCTATATTATCGTGGATGGTTCAGGACTATCTCGTCACAATTTAGTCAGCCCAAAAGCGATCGCACAAACCCTCCAGCTTATGGCAAAAACCCCGCAAGCTAGAGTTTACCAAGATTCCTTACCTGTTGCTGGCGTCAGTGGTACCCTGAAGAATCGTTTTCGCAATACAATGGCTCAAGGCAATATCCAAGCTAAAACCGGCAGTATGACCGGTGTTTCTGCATTATCCGGTTATCTGAATGTCCCTGGCTATCAACCCTTAGTTTTCAGTATCATGGTTAATCAATCGGAGCAATCTTTGACAACATTACGCCAAGGGATTGATGAAATTGTTTTGTTGCTAACTCGCCTACGTTCTTGTTAGGAATTGTCAGGTGCCTCGCGACGCACCCTACTACTTTTAATCCATTGGGTCGCAGCGGATTTCAATCATAAAGCCATCCGGGTCATAGAAATAAATTCCTCGTCCTGTAGGGCGCGAAAGGGGGCCATGGTCGATCAGAATTTGATTTTCTCGTAGCACTTCAACCGCTTGGTCAAATAACTCTGGCGCGATATCAAATGCTAAGTGATTGGCACGAGTAAAACCCCGTTTGGGGTCAGGGTCGGGTGGTACAAGTTCCGGTTCCCAAAACAAATCAATTACTGTGCCATCGGGAGTGACAAAGTTAGCCACTTTCCCCGCCGCGACTAACTCAACAAGGGTTTTTGGAACCTCCTCACCCTGTAGTTCGTGCAGACCAAGAATAGTACCATAGAAGTGACGAGAAGCCTGCATATCATGTACATTCAAGGCAATGTGATGTACTCGACGTAAAGTTCCTAGGGCAAGGCGAGTTTTGAGACAATCAGAGGTAGATACCATAACAAGAATTACTCAGTGGATAACTGTTAATACGGTCAAATATATTATTGATTATTGCTTCATCTGAAGATGGAACATACTCAACAGCAAATTGATATTTCCAAAAATCTTGCTTGACTTTTATATCCAAATATTTGAAGTATTTACCTCTAAGTCTTGTAATAGTTGCAGTTTCACTTACAGGAAATTTATTTTCAACAAATTCAAACAGAGTATATAACCTTTGTTTGCCATCAACAATACTAAATTTAGAGATGCCATCAGGAGTAATTTCTTGATACAAAAAAAATGCAGGTGCTGGATAACTATTAAGTACAGTATCAATAAAAAAATCTTTGTAATCTTGATTCCAAACGCTGCGTCTTTGATAGGCTGGATCGAGATCGAGGAGATGTCTGGTGTAAATATCCCAAAACCAAGATACCGTTTGAAAATTGATTAGTCTACTCATCTAACTTTATCCATAATAGGGTTAGCTGTAATCAATCCATACTTTGCATGATTTGGGTTTGATTGGTTCATGACTCATGTAGGATTATTCTAGCGATACCAATAAAGACAAGCTACTCAAGACGATCACCGATTTGGTTTTACTGTCGGGTAGCCCAACATTTGGAAGTAGAGTCCCTGTCGGGCAAGGAGTTCGGCATGGGTGCCATCCTCAACAATCTCGCCCTCCTGCATCACAAAAATCCGATCGCAGTCTACGGCAGTTTCCAGCCGATGCGTGACTAAAATGATGGTTCGAGAACGGCGTAGACGCTGGAGCGTCTCTATCACCCACTGCTCGTGCTTCAAGTCCAGCGCGTTCGTGGGTTCGTCGAGGATGAGGATAGGAGCCTTAGTGACGAGCGCCCGTGCGATCGCTAGGCGCTGCCTCTGTCCGCCCGAAAGGTTCTGACCGCCCTCAGCAATCAAGGTATCATACTGCTCCGGCAAGGTTTCGATGAACTCAGCCGCCCCAGATTCGACTGCCGCCTCCCGAATCTCGTGGAACAAAGCGTCCGGGCGACCATAGGCGATATTCTCTGCGATCGTTCCGGGGAAGAGTGGGCTGCCTTGCGTGACCAGCGCCATGTGTTTGCGGACATCGGCAACCTTAAGGGTGCGGAGGTCAACGCCGTCGAGGAGGACGCTCCCCTCTGTCGGGTCGTAGAAGCGCGGCAAAAGATTGAGCAGGGTACTCTTTCCCGTCCCGCTAGGACCCAAAAACGCCACCATCTGACCCGGCTCGATACTCGCATTGATGTTGCGTAAGACGGGTTGCCCAGAATTGTACTCGAAGCTCACATCGGCAAGGGTTAGGGTGCGGGGATGAACGGGAAGCGATCGCGCGTCAGGCTCGTCTGCGATCGCAGGCGGCTCGTCCATGACCGTAAAGACGCGATCGCATGAGGCTACGAACGTCTGGATTTTGGTAGTGAACCCCAACACCCAACCGATCGGGTCCCAGAACTGATTGAGGTACGCTAGGAATACGATCAGATCGCCGAGGGTCAGTCCGTTCGGCACCGGACGCAAGAACTGGTCGCGATAGACCAGGTAGCCGCCGTAGCCAAAGATTACCCCGCTGCCCAAGGCGAAGACTACCTGAACCGCGAGCGGATAGAGGTTTTCTTTCCAATGGAGCCGCATGGCGGCACTAACGCTGCGATCGACCGCCCGTGCGAAGCGCCGCGATTCCGTCGCTTCTCGACCGAAAGACTGGATCAGTCCGATCAACTCTATCGCTTGCTGCATGGTCGAGGTCATGACCGCATCAGTCTGCTTCGACTCAAACGCTCGACGCCTAATCCTTCCCTCGAAGTACCAATTCGCGAGTAACAGAAGC contains:
- the dacB gene encoding D-alanyl-D-alanine carboxypeptidase/D-alanyl-D-alanine-endopeptidase — encoded protein: MTSKSAHALASQSPNLPVAQKNSTTESICPAQLGTAIEAVMNRPQFRRARWGILVEPLSPEISDRALYNLNGDRYFIPASNTKLLTTAAALLALGSDYRIRTSVYEADEGVLRVIGRGDPSITNAQLKDLAQQLRSQEIRNIKKLILEDSYLQGDVVNPTWEWEDIQFDYGTPVNSLILNQNAVELTLSPQQLGQPLRVSWSDAIASRQRKIANQSMTAEVGTPNSVTITAVLGQSVLWVKGQLPIDANPETFGMAILDPANNFLQHFRNALALEGITVQQASVISKISTNQKQELAAIESPPLSLLVFETNQESNNLYAEVLLRTLQVSAQQLPDTSPNRNSADIGLQQLKATLTALGVDPESYIIVDGSGLSRHNLVSPKAIAQTLQLMAKTPQARVYQDSLPVAGVSGTLKNRFRNTMAQGNIQAKTGSMTGVSALSGYLNVPGYQPLVFSIMVNQSEQSLTTLRQGIDEIVLLLTRLRSC
- a CDS encoding VOC family protein, whose product is MVSTSDCLKTRLALGTLRRVHHIALNVHDMQASRHFYGTILGLHELQGEEVPKTLVELVAAGKVANFVTPDGTVIDLFWEPELVPPDPDPKRGFTRANHLAFDIAPELFDQAVEVLRENQILIDHGPLSRPTGRGIYFYDPDGFMIEIRCDPMD
- a CDS encoding DUF262 domain-containing protein, yielding MSRLINFQTVSWFWDIYTRHLLDLDPAYQRRSVWNQDYKDFFIDTVLNSYPAPAFFLYQEITPDGISKFSIVDGKQRLYTLFEFVENKFPVSETATITRLRGKYFKYLDIKVKQDFWKYQFAVEYVPSSDEAIINNIFDRINSYPLSNSCYGIYL
- a CDS encoding ABC transporter ATP-binding protein/permease, coding for MAILVDTVLSPTPKPNWMHRLFLAPFGEGKLNQIFGMALVAMMLRILSDTVIMLRKMLNYRIQYNGTLRVRTELYDKMQALSLGWHGSRSQGDAIYRLSYDSLGPWGVIDTLIGSTAASVTLTAMIWIMLSRHVLLTVFALSFTPLLLLANWYFEGRIRRRAFESKQTDAVMTSTMQQAIELIGLIQSFGREATESRRFARAVDRSVSAAMRLHWKENLYPLAVQVVFALGSGVIFGYGGYLVYRDQFLRPVPNGLTLGDLIVFLAYLNQFWDPIGWVLGFTTKIQTFVASCDRVFTVMDEPPAIADEPDARSLPVHPRTLTLADVSFEYNSGQPVLRNINASIEPGQMVAFLGPSGTGKSTLLNLLPRFYDPTEGSVLLDGVDLRTLKVADVRKHMALVTQGSPLFPGTIAENIAYGRPDALFHEIREAAVESGAAEFIETLPEQYDTLIAEGGQNLSGGQRQRLAIARALVTKAPILILDEPTNALDLKHEQWVIETLQRLRRSRTIILVTHRLETAVDCDRIFVMQEGEIVEDGTHAELLARQGLYFQMLGYPTVKPNR